Proteins from a genomic interval of Clostridium sp. 'deep sea':
- a CDS encoding trypsin-like peptidase domain-containing protein → MKKILVVITMLLTMFSGVAYAEGNGNFGGLPTVNVNIDGEQYAGDIPAIKFRDSTMVPAEYFAEYMAASVEWNRDNNSIHISTEDEDKFKIFEPLKDKKQLTTVQLSELTKYTVLIECFDGEGEFISRGSGIIIGDGTIVTNYHVLKDAYTFQITDNDENIIEFKDCQILGWSFYWDLALIKIPNAKEGLTIATSKTKLGEDVITIGCPLGLNSVSTGIISGYPEVDGQSYIQTSAPISPGSSGGALLNTYGEIIGITSASMVMGQNINLAIPSDKLLKYLNRERNNPSRVLSYENEDGSTYFGEVDIYGYPHGKGKLTYPNGEFMEGTFQHGDINGNVSINLNENTSYVGYMKNDKQDGYGIIIAKDEGLLSGNITETGFQGVVLAVSEEIPFAYGTMKDGKKNGIFFEIYSPREMYIVEYKMGKEIFRKQIDYLELGKED, encoded by the coding sequence ATGAAAAAGATACTTGTAGTAATAACAATGTTATTAACAATGTTCTCTGGAGTAGCTTATGCTGAAGGTAATGGTAATTTTGGTGGATTACCAACTGTAAATGTAAACATCGATGGTGAGCAATACGCTGGAGATATACCTGCTATAAAGTTTAGAGATAGTACAATGGTGCCAGCTGAGTATTTTGCTGAGTATATGGCAGCTTCTGTAGAGTGGAATAGAGACAATAATAGCATACATATAAGTACTGAAGATGAAGATAAATTTAAAATCTTTGAGCCACTCAAAGACAAAAAACAACTAACTACAGTACAGTTATCTGAATTAACAAAATACACCGTATTAATAGAGTGTTTTGATGGTGAAGGTGAATTTATATCAAGAGGTTCTGGAATTATTATTGGTGATGGTACAATTGTAACTAATTATCATGTATTAAAAGACGCCTATACGTTTCAAATTACAGATAATGATGAAAATATAATTGAATTTAAGGATTGCCAAATATTAGGATGGAGTTTTTATTGGGACTTAGCCCTTATAAAGATTCCTAATGCTAAAGAGGGTTTAACTATAGCAACTTCAAAAACAAAGTTAGGTGAAGATGTAATAACTATAGGATGTCCCTTAGGTTTAAACTCTGTATCTACAGGTATTATTAGTGGTTACCCTGAAGTTGACGGTCAATCATATATTCAAACCAGTGCCCCAATTTCTCCAGGCAGTTCAGGCGGAGCACTTTTAAATACCTACGGAGAAATTATAGGAATAACAAGTGCCTCAATGGTTATGGGACAAAACATAAACCTAGCAATTCCAAGTGATAAATTGCTTAAATACTTAAATAGAGAGCGTAATAATCCATCAAGAGTATTATCTTATGAGAATGAAGACGGTAGTACTTATTTTGGAGAGGTCGATATTTATGGATACCCTCATGGTAAAGGTAAGTTAACATACCCTAACGGAGAATTTATGGAAGGAACATTTCAACACGGAGATATAAATGGTAATGTATCTATTAATCTGAATGAAAATACATCCTATGTAGGATATATGAAAAATGATAAACAAGATGGTTATGGTATTATAATCGCCAAAGATGAAGGCTTATTATCTGGCAACATAACGGAGACAGGATTTCAAGGTGTGGTTTTAGCTGTCTCTGAGGAAATACCATTTGCCTATGGCACGATGAAAGATGGCAAAAAAAATGGCATATTTTTTGAAATTTATTCTCCAAGGGAGATGTATATTGTTGAGTACAAAATGGGTAAAGAAATATTCAGAAAGCAAATAGATTATCTTGAACTTGGAAAAGAGGATTAA
- a CDS encoding radical SAM protein: MKETLIPAVENKELTKKLNNNISILIKEFTKIALADFSSVKNIIKITLKQKNSEKKRNYYEEQNIHVPPFLIASITKSCNLKCKGCYDQQKPTASGIELTANDWSNIFVQARDLGISFILLAGGEPLLKKQLLKDCINYPEIIFPMFTNGLLINDEWVNYFALSRNIVPIVSIEGDKTLTNNRRGKGVYEVVIANLDLLKKKRIFYGISLTLTTENYIKVLSEEYIQQFINKGCRVFMYIEYIPFDPTTENLVINESQRINLNNRLNYLREKFNAIFIAFPGDEADFGGCLAAGRGFMHLNAMGDVEACPFAPYSDINLKNVSLKEALNSRMLANIRDTHALLEEHNGGCSLFENKELIERILFKSR; the protein is encoded by the coding sequence ATGAAAGAAACTTTAATACCTGCAGTAGAAAACAAAGAGCTGACCAAAAAGCTTAATAATAATATAAGTATTTTAATAAAAGAATTTACTAAAATAGCTTTAGCAGATTTTTCATCAGTCAAAAATATTATTAAAATCACCTTAAAACAAAAGAATAGTGAAAAAAAACGCAACTATTATGAAGAGCAAAACATACATGTACCACCCTTTTTAATTGCCTCTATTACAAAAAGCTGTAACTTAAAGTGTAAAGGCTGTTATGACCAACAGAAACCTACAGCAAGTGGTATTGAATTAACCGCTAATGACTGGAGTAATATTTTTGTGCAAGCTAGAGATTTAGGAATATCATTTATTTTATTGGCTGGTGGTGAACCTTTACTAAAAAAGCAGTTATTAAAAGACTGTATTAACTATCCAGAAATAATTTTTCCGATGTTCACTAATGGCTTACTAATTAATGATGAGTGGGTTAATTACTTTGCCTTAAGTAGAAATATTGTGCCTATTGTAAGTATTGAGGGAGATAAAACTCTTACCAATAATAGGAGAGGTAAGGGTGTTTATGAAGTAGTAATTGCTAATTTAGACTTATTAAAAAAGAAAAGAATTTTTTATGGTATATCATTAACTCTTACTACTGAAAACTATATTAAAGTTTTAAGTGAAGAATATATTCAGCAGTTTATTAATAAAGGCTGTAGAGTATTTATGTATATAGAGTATATACCATTTGACCCAACAACTGAAAACTTAGTTATCAATGAAAGTCAGCGAATAAATTTAAATAATAGGCTTAATTATTTACGAGAAAAGTTTAATGCTATTTTTATTGCTTTTCCGGGAGATGAAGCAGATTTTGGCGGTTGTTTAGCAGCTGGTAGAGGATTTATGCACCTTAATGCAATGGGCGACGTAGAGGCTTGTCCATTTGCTCCCTACTCCGATATTAATTTAAAGAATGTTAGTCTTAAAGAGGCCCTAAACTCAAGAATGTTAGCAAATATACGTGATACCCATGCCCTATTAGAGGAACATAATGGTGGTTGCTCTTTATTTGAGAATAAAGAGTTGATTGAGAGAATTTTATTTAAAAGTAGATAA
- a CDS encoding ABC transporter ATP-binding protein, translating into MIGIIKRLLRLADNFAARIKASLIFGFFEGIFINFTIFAMLLVLSRAINNDLTLRTVKISAVLVAIGLLGQYVFKRLIYKYQDETGYMIFERERLKIGDHLKRLPMGYFSEGNLGNLTAVVTSDITFVEMFAMNSIYKVANGFISIIIGSIFLFFLDYRIALISLTVYVLAMILLSYIQKIGKKQSFKKQKIQAKLSGAVLEYIQGISVIKAFNMTGGKSKDLLNSFKLTRDHSIEFEESFIPPNFLYDMCFYIGITLTVYFSSEFWLSGTLSLNVLLMLLVFIFEFYMPTKALGILTAKMRVMDAALDRYEAVKQVKIIDENSQNIELNNYEVEFSNVTFAYDSKDVLHDINFKIPQQSMTALVGPSGCGKTTIANLIARFWDVQCGEIKVGGVNVKEISCDSLLKNISMVFQKVYLFNDTILNNIKFGKPNASMQEVIDVCKKARCYDFIMQLEHGYDTMVGESGSNLSGGEKQRISIARAMLKDAPIILLDEATASVDPDNEKHIQMAINELVKDKTLIVIAHRLSTIKAADQIIVLNNGRIIEKGIHQELLQNKGQYYDFWLRRQQASSWKVKK; encoded by the coding sequence ATGATAGGTATAATAAAAAGGTTATTAAGACTTGCAGATAACTTTGCAGCACGAATTAAAGCTTCCTTGATTTTTGGCTTTTTTGAAGGCATATTTATTAATTTTACTATTTTTGCAATGCTATTAGTGCTTTCAAGGGCTATAAACAATGATCTAACCTTGCGCACAGTGAAGATAAGTGCTGTACTTGTTGCAATAGGATTACTGGGTCAATATGTATTTAAGAGACTTATTTACAAATATCAAGACGAAACTGGCTATATGATATTTGAGCGTGAAAGACTTAAAATTGGTGATCATTTAAAAAGATTGCCTATGGGATATTTTAGTGAAGGAAACCTAGGTAATCTTACTGCAGTAGTGACCTCAGATATAACATTTGTTGAAATGTTTGCTATGAACTCTATCTATAAAGTGGCTAATGGCTTTATATCAATTATTATCGGAAGTATATTTTTATTTTTTTTAGACTATCGAATTGCCTTAATCTCTTTAACTGTGTATGTTTTGGCAATGATTTTATTAAGCTATATTCAAAAGATTGGTAAAAAACAGTCTTTTAAAAAGCAAAAAATTCAAGCAAAGCTAAGCGGAGCTGTATTAGAGTATATTCAGGGTATATCTGTAATAAAGGCCTTTAATATGACTGGTGGTAAAAGTAAGGATTTACTAAATTCATTTAAATTAACAAGAGATCATTCAATTGAGTTTGAAGAAAGTTTTATTCCACCAAATTTCTTGTATGATATGTGTTTTTACATTGGTATAACGTTAACTGTTTATTTTTCTTCTGAATTTTGGTTAAGTGGAACGTTAAGCTTAAACGTATTATTAATGCTTTTAGTCTTTATTTTTGAGTTTTACATGCCAACAAAAGCACTGGGTATACTTACAGCCAAGATGAGGGTGATGGACGCTGCTCTTGATAGATATGAGGCTGTAAAGCAGGTTAAAATTATAGATGAAAATTCCCAAAATATTGAGTTAAATAACTATGAAGTAGAGTTTAGTAATGTAACCTTTGCCTATGATTCTAAGGATGTTTTGCATGATATTAATTTTAAAATACCACAACAAAGCATGACAGCCTTAGTAGGCCCATCGGGTTGTGGTAAAACAACAATAGCCAATTTAATAGCTCGTTTTTGGGATGTACAATGTGGTGAAATTAAAGTCGGTGGAGTTAATGTTAAAGAAATTTCCTGTGATAGCTTACTAAAAAATATTAGTATGGTATTTCAAAAGGTATACTTATTTAACGATACAATACTAAACAATATAAAGTTTGGTAAACCTAACGCTAGCATGCAAGAGGTTATTGATGTTTGCAAAAAAGCAAGGTGTTATGACTTTATAATGCAGCTAGAACATGGCTATGACACAATGGTAGGAGAGAGTGGTTCTAACTTATCGGGAGGAGAAAAGCAACGAATTTCTATAGCCCGTGCTATGCTTAAGGATGCTCCTATAATATTATTAGATGAAGCCACTGCGAGTGTAGATCCAGATAACGAAAAACATATTCAAATGGCTATTAATGAATTAGTAAAAGATAAAACTTTAATTGTGATAGCTCATAGGTTGTCTACCATTAAGGCAGCAGACCAAATTATAGTACTTAATAATGGTAGAATAATTGAAAAAGGCATACATCAAGAGCTACTACAAAACAAAGGTCAATATTATGATTTTTGGCTTAGAAGACAACAAGCAAGTAGCTGGAAAGTAAAAAAATAA
- a CDS encoding ABC transporter ATP-binding protein: MQEIKKVFSYAKEHKRKIYYAIILATLSVLIGIMPYYFVYRMVIEFLQPQLVTSSFILQNVLLIFGCFLLKSLLFFNAMRFSHHAAFDTLLGMRSNMAEKLIKMPMGEISKKGSGEYKQIFVDLIEDTESIIAHLIPEGISNTVVPIAVVIFLFAVSWRMALLTLAVIPIALIFFKIMMRGRLKKLQGFLASSQKMNNNIVEFIGGMEVIKIFNQTTSSFKKYTSSVQDYKDFTLGWSRDSWPSLTAFYVILPCTVLLSLPLGALFILQGTLSIQAYILCMLLSLSLGTPLLRLTEFGTNFQLVTQKSRIIDEILTKKELLTTTNPIKPNNYNVKFSNVSFAYDQQEVIKGISFEAKENTVTALVGKSGSGKSTLAKLLVRFWDVKDGEISIGSVSIKDMSFKMLMDCVSYVSQDIHLFNTSIIENIRMGKPSASDAEVVKVAKLAECHNFIMQMEQGYNSNIGDSGAKLSGGQRQRISIARALLKDSPIIVLDEATAFTDPENEDKIQRALNGLINGKTLIVIAHKLSTIVEADNIILVNEGTIAKQGTHKELLKDSELYQLMWSSHCESLNWDIRVKEEA, translated from the coding sequence GTGCAAGAAATTAAAAAAGTATTTTCTTATGCTAAAGAGCATAAACGTAAAATTTATTACGCAATTATACTCGCTACTTTAAGTGTTTTAATTGGTATTATGCCTTATTATTTTGTTTACCGAATGGTAATAGAGTTTTTGCAACCTCAGCTAGTTACTAGTAGTTTTATATTACAAAATGTGCTACTAATTTTTGGCTGCTTTTTACTAAAGTCATTGCTATTTTTTAATGCAATGCGTTTTTCTCACCATGCTGCTTTTGATACTTTGTTAGGAATGCGAAGCAATATGGCAGAAAAACTGATAAAAATGCCTATGGGAGAAATAAGTAAAAAGGGCTCAGGTGAATATAAACAGATATTTGTGGATTTAATTGAAGATACGGAATCTATTATAGCGCACTTAATTCCAGAGGGAATCTCAAATACGGTAGTACCTATAGCTGTAGTAATTTTTTTGTTTGCAGTTAGCTGGAGAATGGCTTTATTAACTTTAGCTGTAATTCCAATTGCTTTAATATTCTTTAAAATTATGATGAGAGGAAGACTAAAAAAACTCCAGGGATTTTTAGCATCTTCTCAAAAAATGAATAATAATATTGTTGAGTTTATTGGAGGCATGGAGGTTATTAAAATATTTAACCAAACGACCTCTTCGTTTAAGAAATACACCAGTTCAGTACAGGATTATAAAGACTTTACTCTTGGTTGGTCGAGAGATTCTTGGCCATCTTTAACAGCCTTTTATGTTATTTTACCTTGTACTGTATTGCTTTCCTTACCTTTAGGAGCCTTATTTATTTTACAAGGCACCTTAAGCATTCAGGCTTATATTCTTTGTATGTTGTTATCTTTAAGCTTAGGAACACCACTTTTGAGATTAACAGAGTTTGGTACTAATTTTCAGTTAGTCACCCAAAAAAGTCGTATTATAGATGAAATCTTAACTAAAAAAGAGCTACTAACAACCACTAATCCTATTAAGCCTAATAACTACAATGTTAAGTTTAGCAACGTAAGCTTTGCCTATGATCAACAAGAAGTTATTAAAGGTATATCATTTGAGGCTAAAGAAAATACGGTCACAGCCCTAGTAGGCAAATCTGGTAGTGGTAAATCAACATTAGCAAAGCTATTAGTTAGATTTTGGGATGTTAAAGATGGGGAGATAAGTATTGGTTCAGTAAGTATTAAAGATATGTCTTTTAAAATGCTAATGGATTGTGTTAGTTATGTATCACAAGACATTCATCTTTTTAACACCTCTATTATAGAGAATATTAGAATGGGTAAACCAAGTGCTAGTGATGCAGAAGTAGTAAAAGTTGCTAAGCTAGCTGAGTGCCATAACTTTATTATGCAAATGGAGCAGGGATATAACAGTAATATTGGTGATAGTGGAGCAAAGCTTTCAGGTGGACAGCGCCAGCGTATTTCTATTGCTAGAGCATTATTAAAGGACTCTCCCATAATAGTACTAGATGAAGCAACAGCCTTTACTGACCCTGAAAATGAAGACAAAATACAGCGTGCCTTAAATGGCTTAATAAATGGTAAAACACTAATAGTTATTGCTCATAAGTTATCTACTATTGTAGAAGCAGATAATATAATTTTAGTAAATGAAGGCACAATAGCTAAACAGGGTACTCATAAAGAACTACTTAAAGACTCAGAGCTTTATCAATTAATGTGGAGTTCTCATTGCGAGTCACTTAACTGGGATATAAGAGTTAAGGAGGAGGCATAA